The following coding sequences are from one Achromobacter sp. B7 window:
- a CDS encoding type VI secretion system Vgr family protein: MAVNASNGGASAPSRLYRLDGEGAIASLQVEGWVAREGLSDLSEARIVALADDASLDLNDMVSRPATLWATRADGSEIGRSGVVRAAEMLGGNAGKARYRITLAPWLWLATQRRASRIYENQPVLEIVRHVLDSYEGYTYKLADDVERHLADLPTRPYTTQYRETDYAFLSRLLAESGLGWTTVEDKAAPSRHAVLIFADSRTLPEDAESSGGGVRFQRAHATETRDGVQALARRQRRAVERVTVLGWHDSGKHAITGQALAGPASGSDDETAGLEWFEPLGHGGLLNQAHAQFQATLLMQAAQARAETFIGRGNVRTFRSGTRFTLQDMSPLGPKGEAGFEPVFALDRIEHVGVNNLPGQADANLSGQMGALDDFLCFDDDEDAALNSDADIQRADHDDLADDDSAYPPDDALIGVGRPDAAVLARAHEVGYANRFCAVRCDRPWRALPAAARGARLAGAPSAVGVHTAIVTNAEGATEASGEDEIHRNARGDVRVRFHWQTDGQGLAKSRWARVAQRQAGAGMGMSFVPRIGQEVLVRFLDEDIDQPLVVGALYNGRGEGGIPATPGGKAGEPMNTEVYAAALDGKPSAQANLASGNAPAWHGAAAGDEQHRNAAALSGFKSKEFGGDGYNQIVFDDSDGQLRMQIKSTQSASELNLGHLIHQAGNYRGNVRGVGAELRTDAFGALRGGAGVLLTTYTAGGGEPAGDAAAPLALAGQADIMAQSFDGVIGAHQGVRLASARGTTSAGASRLDGERAPLAAMTRAVSGTVDGQAISGAAGDASAKHTEVVDGKVPHLTDPLVLMAGRAGLTQAAGRNVQISAGELVHWSSGLDHNLAVIGSLRVHTGQALGIVAGVQKGGAESGLDLIAGTGEVDVMSQHDVLTVQAQQDLRMVSANAGIEYASPKRIRIANAAGASIVIEGGNITVTAPGRIDVKTGNKQFAGPTQMPYPFPQFTVCKSCVLDAQDSVQSITEKA; this comes from the coding sequence ATGGCTGTGAACGCAAGCAACGGCGGTGCCAGCGCCCCATCCCGGCTGTATCGCCTGGATGGCGAGGGCGCGATCGCGTCCCTGCAAGTGGAAGGCTGGGTGGCGCGTGAAGGCCTGTCGGACTTGAGCGAAGCGCGCATCGTTGCGCTGGCCGACGACGCTTCGCTGGATCTTAACGACATGGTGTCGCGGCCCGCCACGCTGTGGGCCACGCGCGCCGACGGCAGCGAGATTGGCCGCAGCGGCGTCGTGCGTGCCGCCGAGATGCTGGGTGGCAACGCGGGCAAGGCGCGCTATCGCATCACGCTGGCGCCCTGGCTATGGCTGGCCACGCAGCGGCGCGCCAGCCGCATCTATGAAAACCAGCCCGTGCTGGAAATCGTGCGGCATGTGCTGGACAGCTACGAGGGCTACACCTACAAGCTTGCCGACGACGTCGAGCGCCACCTTGCCGACCTGCCCACGCGGCCTTACACCACGCAGTATCGCGAAACCGACTACGCCTTTCTGTCGCGCCTGCTGGCGGAATCCGGCCTGGGCTGGACCACCGTCGAGGACAAGGCCGCCCCTTCGCGCCATGCCGTGCTGATCTTTGCCGACAGCCGCACGTTGCCCGAAGACGCAGAGTCCTCGGGCGGCGGCGTGCGCTTTCAACGCGCGCATGCCACCGAGACGCGCGACGGCGTGCAGGCCCTGGCGCGCAGGCAGCGGCGCGCGGTGGAACGCGTCACCGTTCTAGGCTGGCACGACAGCGGCAAGCACGCCATCACGGGCCAGGCCCTGGCCGGCCCGGCCAGCGGGTCCGACGACGAAACCGCCGGGCTGGAATGGTTTGAACCCCTGGGCCACGGCGGCCTGTTGAACCAGGCGCACGCGCAGTTTCAGGCCACGCTGTTGATGCAGGCCGCGCAGGCCCGCGCCGAAACGTTCATTGGGCGTGGCAACGTGCGCACGTTCCGGTCGGGCACACGCTTCACGCTGCAAGACATGTCGCCGTTAGGGCCCAAGGGCGAGGCCGGCTTCGAACCCGTGTTCGCGTTGGACCGTATTGAACACGTCGGCGTCAACAACCTGCCGGGCCAGGCCGACGCCAACTTGTCCGGCCAGATGGGCGCGCTGGACGACTTCCTGTGCTTTGACGACGACGAAGACGCCGCATTGAATAGCGACGCAGACATTCAGCGTGCCGATCACGACGACCTGGCCGACGACGATTCCGCCTACCCCCCAGACGACGCATTGATCGGCGTCGGCCGGCCTGACGCCGCCGTGCTGGCGCGGGCGCATGAAGTGGGCTACGCCAACCGCTTTTGCGCGGTGCGTTGCGACCGCCCCTGGCGCGCCTTGCCGGCCGCCGCGCGCGGTGCCCGATTGGCCGGCGCGCCGTCGGCCGTGGGCGTGCACACGGCGATTGTCACCAACGCCGAAGGGGCCACCGAGGCCAGCGGCGAAGACGAAATCCACCGCAACGCGCGGGGCGACGTGCGCGTGCGCTTTCACTGGCAGACCGACGGCCAGGGCCTGGCGAAAAGCCGTTGGGCACGCGTGGCGCAGCGCCAGGCGGGCGCGGGCATGGGCATGAGCTTCGTGCCGCGTATCGGGCAGGAAGTGCTGGTGCGCTTCCTGGACGAAGACATCGACCAGCCCCTGGTCGTCGGTGCGCTTTACAACGGGCGCGGCGAAGGCGGCATACCGGCTACGCCAGGCGGCAAGGCCGGCGAACCCATGAACACCGAGGTGTACGCGGCGGCCCTCGACGGCAAGCCCAGCGCGCAGGCCAACCTGGCCAGCGGCAACGCACCCGCCTGGCACGGCGCGGCGGCGGGCGACGAACAGCATCGCAACGCGGCCGCGTTAAGCGGCTTCAAGAGCAAGGAATTTGGCGGCGACGGCTACAACCAGATCGTCTTCGACGACAGCGACGGCCAGCTGCGCATGCAGATCAAGTCCACGCAGTCGGCCAGCGAACTGAACCTGGGCCATCTGATTCACCAGGCTGGCAACTATCGCGGCAACGTGCGCGGCGTGGGCGCGGAATTGCGCACCGATGCGTTTGGCGCGCTGCGGGGCGGCGCGGGCGTGTTGCTGACCACCTACACGGCCGGCGGCGGCGAACCGGCAGGCGACGCGGCGGCGCCCCTGGCGCTGGCCGGGCAGGCCGACATCATGGCGCAGTCGTTTGACGGCGTGATCGGCGCGCATCAGGGCGTGCGCCTGGCTTCGGCACGCGGCACCACGTCAGCAGGCGCCAGCCGACTGGACGGTGAACGCGCGCCCCTGGCCGCGATGACGCGCGCCGTCTCCGGCACCGTAGACGGCCAGGCGATCAGCGGCGCGGCGGGCGATGCCTCTGCCAAGCACACGGAAGTGGTCGACGGCAAGGTCCCGCACCTGACCGACCCGCTGGTGCTGATGGCGGGCCGCGCGGGGCTGACGCAAGCGGCCGGACGCAACGTGCAGATATCGGCCGGCGAACTGGTGCACTGGTCATCGGGGCTGGACCACAACCTGGCCGTCATCGGCTCGCTGCGCGTGCATACCGGCCAGGCGCTGGGCATCGTGGCCGGCGTGCAGAAGGGCGGCGCCGAATCCGGCCTGGACCTGATCGCCGGCACGGGCGAAGTCGACGTGATGTCGCAGCATGACGTGCTGACCGTGCAGGCGCAGCAGGACCTGCGCATGGTCAGCGCCAACGCCGGCATCGAATACGCATCGCCCAAGCGCATCCGCATTGCCAACGCGGCGGGTGCCAGCATCGTCATCGAAGGCGGCAATATCACCGTCACCGCGCCCGGCCGTATCGACGTCAAGACCGGCAACAAACAGTTCGCCGGCCCCACCCAGATGCCGTATCCCTTTCCGCAGTTCACGGTATGCAAAAGCTGCGTGCTGGACGCCCAGGACAGCGTGCAATCCATTACCGAAAAGGCGTGA
- the tssM gene encoding type VI secretion system membrane subunit TssM produces the protein MSDIRYWGARVFANPRTFMVIGLIALIVFLFLFADTMQIGLIWAGTALGVLLLLWLCVQLWRRRRTRRANQQLGDMLEQQVQTGAVSSPAANRNDIDALRQRLTQAVRTIKTSKIGQTSGNEALYELPWYIVIGNPAAGKSSAVINSGLQFPFADKNGAAVRGVGGTRNCDWFFTTEGILLDTAGRYSVHEEDRNEWMSFLDLLKRHRPKAPINGIIVAASISELTDSGPEFAINLAKNLRQRVQELTDRLEVFAPVYVIFTKADLIAGFSEFFADADPRERDRVWGATLPYGADESRDVLTQFDERFDELYEGLKEMGTAQISLRRSGALPPGLLTFPPEFAAIKPALRTFLSTLFETNPFQYKPVFRGFYFTSALQEGASRSTSTEKLAERFSLRPSTRGAAPNTASHNGLFLRDLFSNVIFADKKLVRQHASPNKVRMRYLTFFGLVLALGLVLGGWSWSYLGNRQLATNVQADLDKVVRLQSERTDLQSRLEAMEILQDRIEQLDRYSSSRPLSLGLGLYQGDVLRERLLAEYYNGLRQFMLVPVKASLEEYLGRVDTSKAAAAGATATPVSTQASAQAQGQPARANAGDTLFQDASPTNVDDAYNALKTYLMMANREHVDPTHLSDQITRFWRGWLETNRGAMPRDQLIRSAERLISFYVARAADADWPQIETNLALVERTRGNLRSVMQGMPARERAYSTLKARAATRFPAMTVARIMGEADAAVVAGSYAVPGTFTREAWEQYIEPAIGEAARREVQTSDWVLGVNARDDLTLEGSPEQIQKSLATMYKTEYAQEWQKMLRGVTIKPFNSFEQAVHGMNRLGDPQNSPLVKLINTTYEQTSWDNPSLINTGISQAQTGVVAWFKRVILRQGQPKPAQAQTAANGEQIPMGPVGREFSDVARLVVTRDNQSLMGNYMTALSKIRTRFNLINNQGDPGPGALLLMRQTLEGKDSELADALKLVDEQMLAGLTPAQRETLRPLLVRPLIQGYAVAMQPAQTELNKVWNAQVYQPFSQGLADKYPFSTKAGIEASGEEIGQVFGPQGSIAKYVNDTLGPLTVRRGDILTARTWGDMGIDLQPSFTANFAQWVAPLAGGAAGSGAASQPQTLFQIQPKPAGGVTEYTIEIDGQQLRYRNTPPQWVNFVWPNAQGAPGARITATAFDGTVVEVINEPGRFGLERLISGSQRKPNPDGSFDMSWTKSNITVPVKLRIISNAQAASAGGTEPGSQGLRNLRLPASVVGASSQPSVAPTPAGAQQ, from the coding sequence ATGAGCGATATTCGCTACTGGGGCGCGCGCGTGTTCGCCAACCCGCGCACCTTCATGGTGATCGGGTTGATCGCGCTGATCGTCTTCCTGTTCCTGTTCGCGGACACCATGCAGATCGGGCTGATATGGGCCGGCACGGCGCTGGGCGTATTGCTGTTGCTGTGGCTGTGCGTGCAGCTGTGGCGGCGCCGCCGCACGCGGCGCGCCAACCAGCAGCTGGGCGACATGCTGGAGCAACAGGTGCAAACGGGCGCCGTGTCCAGCCCCGCCGCCAACCGCAACGACATCGATGCCTTGCGCCAACGGCTGACGCAGGCGGTGCGCACGATCAAGACGTCAAAGATCGGCCAGACGTCGGGTAACGAAGCCCTGTACGAACTGCCCTGGTACATCGTCATCGGCAACCCGGCGGCCGGCAAGAGCAGCGCGGTCATCAACTCGGGCCTGCAATTTCCGTTTGCGGACAAGAACGGCGCGGCTGTGCGCGGCGTGGGCGGCACGCGCAACTGCGATTGGTTCTTCACCACGGAAGGCATCCTGCTGGACACGGCGGGCCGCTATTCGGTGCACGAGGAAGACCGCAACGAATGGATGAGTTTTCTGGACCTGCTCAAGCGCCATCGCCCGAAGGCGCCGATCAACGGCATCATCGTGGCGGCCAGCATCAGCGAGCTGACCGATTCCGGCCCGGAATTTGCCATCAACCTGGCCAAGAACCTGCGCCAGCGCGTGCAGGAACTGACCGACCGGCTGGAGGTGTTTGCGCCGGTGTATGTGATTTTCACGAAGGCGGATCTGATCGCTGGCTTCTCGGAGTTTTTTGCGGATGCCGACCCGCGCGAGCGCGACCGCGTGTGGGGCGCCACGCTGCCGTATGGCGCGGACGAAAGCCGCGACGTGCTGACGCAATTCGACGAGCGTTTTGACGAGCTGTATGAAGGCCTGAAGGAAATGGGCACGGCGCAGATTTCGCTGCGACGCAGCGGCGCCCTGCCCCCGGGCCTGCTGACTTTTCCGCCGGAATTCGCGGCGATCAAACCCGCGCTGCGCACGTTTCTGTCGACCTTGTTCGAGACCAATCCGTTCCAGTACAAGCCGGTGTTTCGCGGCTTTTACTTCACCAGCGCCCTGCAGGAAGGCGCCTCGCGCAGCACCTCGACAGAGAAGCTGGCCGAGCGCTTCAGCCTGCGCCCATCCACGCGCGGCGCGGCGCCCAACACGGCATCGCACAACGGCCTGTTCCTGCGCGACCTGTTTTCCAACGTGATCTTTGCCGACAAGAAGCTGGTGCGCCAACACGCCAGCCCGAACAAAGTCCGCATGCGTTACCTGACCTTCTTCGGCCTGGTGCTGGCGCTGGGCCTGGTGCTGGGCGGCTGGAGTTGGTCGTACCTGGGCAACCGCCAGCTGGCCACCAACGTGCAGGCGGATCTGGACAAGGTGGTGCGCCTGCAAAGCGAACGCACCGATCTGCAAAGCCGTCTGGAAGCGATGGAGATCCTGCAAGACCGCATCGAACAGCTGGACCGCTATTCGTCCAGCCGCCCCCTGTCGTTGGGCCTGGGGCTGTACCAGGGCGATGTGCTGCGCGAACGCCTGCTGGCCGAGTACTACAACGGCCTGCGCCAGTTCATGCTGGTGCCGGTGAAGGCCAGCCTGGAAGAGTATCTGGGCCGCGTGGATACGTCGAAGGCCGCGGCGGCCGGCGCGACGGCCACGCCGGTATCCACCCAGGCGTCTGCCCAGGCACAGGGACAGCCGGCGCGCGCCAATGCCGGCGACACCTTGTTCCAGGACGCCTCGCCCACCAACGTCGACGACGCGTACAACGCGCTCAAGACGTACCTGATGATGGCCAACCGCGAGCACGTGGACCCGACCCACCTGTCGGATCAGATCACGCGCTTTTGGCGCGGCTGGCTGGAAACCAATCGCGGCGCCATGCCGCGCGACCAGTTGATCCGCAGCGCGGAGCGGCTGATTTCGTTTTACGTGGCGCGCGCCGCCGATGCCGATTGGCCGCAGATCGAGACCAATCTGGCGTTGGTGGAACGCACGCGCGGCAATCTGCGCAGCGTGATGCAGGGCATGCCGGCGCGCGAACGCGCCTATTCCACGCTGAAGGCGCGTGCCGCCACGCGCTTCCCGGCAATGACCGTGGCGCGCATCATGGGCGAAGCCGACGCCGCCGTGGTGGCGGGCAGCTACGCCGTGCCCGGCACCTTCACCCGCGAAGCCTGGGAGCAATACATCGAGCCCGCCATCGGCGAGGCCGCGCGGCGCGAAGTGCAGACCAGCGACTGGGTGCTGGGCGTGAACGCGCGCGACGATCTCACGCTGGAAGGCAGCCCGGAACAAATCCAGAAAAGCCTGGCCACGATGTACAAGACCGAGTACGCGCAGGAATGGCAGAAGATGCTGCGCGGGGTCACGATCAAGCCGTTCAACAGCTTTGAGCAAGCAGTGCACGGCATGAACCGCCTGGGCGATCCGCAGAATTCGCCGCTGGTCAAACTGATCAACACCACCTACGAGCAAACGTCGTGGGACAACCCGTCGCTAATCAACACGGGCATTTCGCAAGCGCAGACGGGTGTGGTGGCGTGGTTCAAGCGCGTGATCCTGCGCCAGGGCCAGCCCAAGCCCGCGCAGGCGCAGACGGCGGCCAACGGCGAACAGATTCCGATGGGGCCGGTGGGCCGCGAGTTCTCGGACGTGGCTCGGTTGGTGGTCACGCGCGACAACCAGTCGCTGATGGGCAACTACATGACGGCGCTGTCGAAGATCCGCACGCGCTTTAACCTGATCAACAACCAGGGCGACCCGGGCCCCGGCGCCTTGCTGCTGATGCGCCAGACGCTGGAAGGCAAGGACTCGGAGCTTGCCGATGCGCTGAAGCTGGTTGATGAACAGATGCTGGCCGGCCTGACGCCCGCGCAACGCGAGACGCTGCGCCCGCTGCTGGTGCGCCCGCTGATCCAGGGCTATGCCGTGGCCATGCAACCCGCCCAGACCGAGCTGAACAAGGTGTGGAACGCGCAGGTCTATCAGCCCTTCAGCCAGGGCCTGGCCGACAAGTATCCGTTCTCGACCAAGGCCGGCATCGAGGCCAGCGGCGAAGAAATCGGCCAGGTGTTCGGCCCGCAAGGCAGCATCGCCAAGTACGTGAACGACACGCTGGGGCCGCTGACCGTGCGGCGCGGCGACATCCTCACGGCGCGTACCTGGGGCGACATGGGCATAGATTTGCAGCCCTCGTTCACTGCCAACTTTGCACAGTGGGTGGCCCCGCTGGCGGGCGGGGCCGCAGGCTCGGGCGCCGCGTCGCAGCCGCAGACGCTGTTCCAGATCCAACCCAAGCCGGCGGGCGGCGTCACGGAATACACCATCGAGATCGACGGCCAGCAACTGCGCTATCGCAACACGCCGCCGCAGTGGGTCAACTTCGTGTGGCCCAATGCGCAGGGCGCACCGGGCGCGCGCATCACGGCCACCGCGTTTGACGGCACCGTGGTCGAGGTCATCAACGAGCCCGGCCGCTTTGGCCTGGAACGGCTGATCTCCGGATCGCAGCGCAAGCCCAACCCCGACGGCAGCTTCGACATGAGCTGGACCAAGTCGAACATCACCGTGCCGGTCAAGCTGCGCATCATCAGCAACGCGCAAGCCGCCAGCGCGGGCGGCACCGAACCCGGCAGCCAAGGGCTGCGCAACCTGCGCCTTCCCGCCTCGGTGGTGGGCGCATCCTCTCAACCCTCCGTCGCCCCGACGCCTGCCGGAGCGCAGCAATGA
- a CDS encoding PAAR domain-containing protein, whose protein sequence is MSQRPVIRKGDKTSHGGVVVTGDETVIIFGQPMARVGDRVTCPKCGDTHTIVEGVHNVSSDRMTALEGMRTSCGATLIASQSFYQLEFG, encoded by the coding sequence ATGTCCCAACGCCCCGTCATCCGCAAAGGCGACAAGACGTCGCACGGCGGCGTCGTCGTGACCGGCGATGAAACCGTCATCATCTTCGGCCAGCCCATGGCCCGCGTCGGCGACCGCGTCACCTGCCCCAAATGTGGCGACACGCACACCATCGTCGAAGGTGTGCACAACGTCAGCTCCGACCGCATGACCGCGCTGGAAGGCATGCGCACGTCCTGCGGCGCGACGCTGATCGCGAGCCAGAGTTTTTATCAGTTGGAGTTTGGGTGA
- the tagF gene encoding type VI secretion system-associated protein TagF, with protein sequence MSHPQSPMFRTAYFGKIPSRGDFVKNTSHPQLMSTLDAWVANTMEILAQDPHWKTLYDEAQPVPFAVLGSRGKLAIAGHLQPSRDQSGRRFPFISATSVEVARPLDFIARSPLAFSRMWNRMGAAAAQLMQDGDPAPALQTLNDLEGEIRTAADDGFDAFIDLQTIERVEAMLRNNGHAASMHDIVLALGILLAPVMSSGSSQLDTGLALPLPDDPLYINLVATYWMTLIAPFLTRADFEIAMFIGRVAGKHRLVVGFRGASPQTLASLLSTPQTLSQHYIVLEGAPWVRDHVSASHGLAKLSSYLDQPRLSLRQALETFREVFIGA encoded by the coding sequence ATGAGCCATCCGCAGTCCCCCATGTTCCGTACGGCCTACTTCGGCAAAATCCCGTCTCGCGGTGATTTCGTGAAGAACACCTCGCACCCCCAGTTGATGTCGACGCTGGATGCGTGGGTGGCGAACACCATGGAGATCCTGGCGCAAGACCCGCACTGGAAGACGCTGTACGACGAGGCGCAGCCGGTGCCCTTCGCGGTCTTGGGCTCGCGCGGCAAGCTGGCCATTGCCGGCCACCTGCAACCCAGCCGCGACCAGTCAGGGCGGCGCTTTCCGTTCATCAGCGCGACGTCGGTAGAGGTAGCGCGTCCGCTGGATTTCATCGCGCGCAGCCCGCTGGCGTTCAGCCGCATGTGGAACCGCATGGGCGCGGCCGCTGCGCAGCTGATGCAGGACGGCGACCCCGCCCCCGCGCTGCAAACGCTGAACGACCTGGAAGGCGAGATCCGCACGGCGGCCGACGACGGCTTCGATGCGTTCATCGACCTGCAAACAATCGAACGCGTAGAGGCCATGCTGCGCAACAACGGCCACGCGGCCAGCATGCACGACATCGTGCTGGCGCTGGGCATCCTGCTTGCACCCGTGATGTCCAGCGGCTCGTCGCAGCTGGACACGGGGCTGGCGTTGCCGCTGCCGGACGACCCGCTCTACATCAACCTGGTGGCCACGTATTGGATGACGCTGATCGCGCCCTTCCTGACGCGCGCCGACTTTGAAATCGCCATGTTCATCGGCAGGGTGGCGGGCAAGCATCGGCTGGTGGTGGGCTTTCGGGGCGCATCGCCGCAGACGCTGGCCAGCCTGTTGTCCACGCCGCAGACCTTATCGCAGCACTACATCGTGCTGGAGGGCGCGCCGTGGGTGCGCGACCATGTCAGCGCCAGCCACGGGCTGGCCAAGCTGTCGAGCTATCTGGATCAACCGCGGCTTTCCTTGCGCCAGGCGCTGGAAACGTTCCGCGAAGTTTTCATCGGAGCCTAG
- a CDS encoding M15 family metallopeptidase, whose protein sequence is MLLLLPLYFLLAVGVSALLFFPALRQGAVRGLRACAQGVARGATRGASQAGGAVGGTAGALHSGVKTSAGWVARHRWQVAIGLAIVLLPSLFAFVMRHNHTFIYSPQMTGPDRRIQALLEGERLAPPAPLPPDAFTTREVELVRPKLGGANRNWDLLDADFRQRLLLAYRIMREQHGYEMALIEGYRSPQRQEELAGMGTHVTNAGAFQSYHQYGLAADSAFYRHGKIVISEKDPWAMRGYELFGQTAELVGLTWGGRWKMMDFGHVELRRPGAMQRAGDTAK, encoded by the coding sequence TTGTTACTGCTACTGCCCCTGTATTTTTTGCTGGCGGTGGGCGTTTCCGCTCTCCTGTTTTTCCCTGCACTGCGCCAAGGCGCGGTGCGGGGTTTGCGCGCGTGCGCACAGGGCGTGGCGCGCGGCGCAACGCGCGGCGCAAGCCAGGCGGGCGGTGCGGTGGGTGGCACGGCCGGGGCCTTGCACAGCGGGGTGAAAACGTCGGCGGGATGGGTGGCGCGGCATCGCTGGCAAGTGGCAATCGGCCTTGCAATTGTGTTGCTGCCGTCACTTTTTGCTTTCGTCATGCGACACAATCACACATTCATTTACAGCCCTCAGATGACGGGCCCGGACCGCCGGATTCAGGCCTTGCTGGAAGGCGAAAGGCTGGCCCCGCCAGCCCCCTTGCCGCCCGACGCGTTCACCACGCGTGAGGTGGAATTGGTGCGGCCGAAGCTGGGTGGCGCAAACCGCAATTGGGACCTGCTGGATGCGGATTTCCGCCAGCGTCTGCTGTTGGCTTATCGCATCATGCGCGAGCAGCACGGCTACGAAATGGCGCTGATCGAGGGCTATCGCAGCCCGCAGCGCCAGGAAGAATTGGCGGGCATGGGCACGCACGTGACCAACGCGGGCGCGTTCCAGAGCTATCACCAATATGGCCTGGCCGCCGACAGCGCGTTCTATCGCCACGGCAAGATCGTCATTTCGGAAAAAGACCCGTGGGCCATGCGTGGCTACGAGCTGTTCGGCCAGACCGCCGAGCTGGTCGGCCTGACCTGGGGCGGCCGCTGGAAGATGATGGACTTCGGTCACGTAGAGCTGCGTCGGCCCGGCGCCATGCAGCGCGCGGGAGACACGGCGAAATGA
- the tssA gene encoding type VI secretion system protein TssA, which yields MTDINALLLPIPGDAPCGVDLVFSPEFDAIREARRHDDPQLDQGDWIIDLKEADWPEVARICSEALRNRSKDIRIASWLAEAWAKTRGFAGLRDGYLLIDGLCQNYWDGLHPVPEDGDVQQRVGNLAWLLSRSQQLIGEIPLTQADGARYGAVLWEAASQLANAVKRTPDNANELTRGKLTLDRFDAARRDTPPSFYSELDGQLEGCAQALAQLERTLDERLGDESPAFSRVREALRNVTELVHRFARDAGLLVRADMAPTLPQPPVAPAVPTRVEPTLPADDSFPAAGAPVGIPSTPAVRGPIQTREQALAQLREVADFFRRTEPHSPVAYLADKAASWGEMSLHLWLRTVVKNDETLSGLEELLGIKKAGENG from the coding sequence ATGACCGACATCAACGCCTTGTTGCTTCCGATACCCGGCGATGCGCCCTGCGGCGTGGACCTGGTGTTCTCGCCCGAATTCGACGCCATACGCGAAGCGCGTCGGCACGACGATCCGCAGCTGGACCAAGGCGACTGGATCATTGATTTGAAAGAGGCCGACTGGCCGGAAGTGGCGCGCATCTGTTCCGAGGCGCTGCGCAACCGTAGCAAGGACATACGCATTGCGTCGTGGCTGGCGGAAGCGTGGGCCAAGACGCGCGGCTTTGCGGGCTTGCGCGACGGTTATCTGTTGATCGACGGCCTGTGTCAGAACTATTGGGATGGCCTGCACCCCGTGCCCGAGGATGGCGACGTGCAGCAACGCGTGGGCAACCTGGCGTGGCTGCTGTCGCGGTCGCAGCAACTGATTGGCGAGATTCCGCTGACGCAGGCGGACGGCGCGCGTTATGGCGCGGTGCTCTGGGAGGCCGCCAGCCAGTTGGCTAACGCCGTCAAGCGCACGCCGGACAACGCCAACGAGCTGACCCGGGGCAAGCTCACGCTAGACCGCTTTGATGCGGCGCGGCGCGATACGCCGCCGTCGTTCTATTCCGAATTGGACGGCCAGCTGGAAGGTTGCGCGCAGGCGTTGGCGCAGCTGGAACGCACGCTGGACGAGCGGCTGGGCGACGAAAGCCCGGCGTTTTCGAGGGTGCGCGAGGCGCTGCGCAACGTGACCGAACTGGTCCACCGCTTTGCGCGCGACGCTGGTTTGCTGGTGCGCGCCGATATGGCGCCGACCTTGCCACAGCCTCCCGTGGCGCCCGCCGTTCCCACCCGTGTGGAGCCGACCTTGCCCGCCGACGATTCCTTCCCTGCCGCCGGTGCGCCGGTCGGCATCCCCTCAACGCCCGCCGTGCGTGGTCCGATCCAGACGCGCGAGCAGGCGTTGGCGCAGCTGCGCGAGGTGGCTGATTTTTTCCGCCGCACCGAGCCGCACAGCCCGGTAGCCTATCTGGCCGACAAAGCGGCGAGCTGGGGCGAGATGTCGCTGCACCTGTGGCTGCGCACGGTGGTCAAGAACGACGAGACCCTGTCGGGCCTGGAAGAACTGCTGGGCATCAAGAAGGCCGGCGAGAACGGCTAA
- a CDS encoding OmpA family protein: MRTLILALAATLSCAAHAQDAATVVPANVIPQPGQVVASGAVPDEATKADVLARLQKVYGVGNVIDRIDVGGVVAPANWSQHVSKLLDTPLKQINRGQLEIDGTQIRLRGEVDNEASRQQIASTFATSLNPTYKIVNGLRVSAGKDEQDVLDNLLSNRVVEFETGSTRLTARGRELLDRVADAVPKLRADKIQIIGHTDSSGSRSTNLALSQARADAVRDYLVDKGLPVSRFEAMGAGPDQPVATNATAEGRAKNRRIEFRAAR, from the coding sequence ATGCGCACGCTTATTCTTGCCCTGGCCGCCACGCTGTCGTGCGCGGCCCATGCCCAGGATGCCGCAACGGTGGTGCCGGCCAACGTCATCCCCCAACCCGGCCAGGTGGTGGCCAGCGGCGCGGTGCCCGACGAGGCCACCAAGGCCGACGTGCTGGCGCGCTTGCAGAAGGTCTATGGCGTGGGGAACGTGATTGATCGCATCGACGTGGGCGGCGTGGTCGCGCCGGCGAACTGGTCGCAACACGTCAGCAAGCTGCTGGACACCCCGCTCAAGCAGATCAACCGGGGGCAACTGGAGATCGACGGCACGCAGATCCGCTTGCGCGGCGAGGTCGACAACGAAGCGTCGCGGCAACAGATCGCCAGCACCTTCGCCACGTCGCTGAACCCCACGTACAAGATCGTCAACGGCCTGCGCGTATCGGCTGGCAAGGACGAACAGGATGTGCTGGACAACCTGCTGAGCAACCGCGTCGTGGAATTCGAAACGGGCAGCACGCGGTTGACGGCACGCGGCCGCGAGTTGCTGGACCGCGTGGCGGACGCGGTGCCCAAGCTGCGCGCCGACAAGATCCAGATCATCGGCCACACCGACAGTTCAGGCAGCCGCAGCACCAACCTGGCGCTGAGCCAGGCGCGCGCGGATGCGGTGCGGGATTATCTGGTGGACAAGGGCTTGCCGGTGTCGCGCTTCGAGGCGATGGGCGCGGGCCCGGATCAACCGGTCGCGACCAACGCCACGGCCGAGGGGCGGGCCAAGAACCGACGCATCGAATTCCGCGCGGCGCGATAA